The Chitinophagales bacterium genomic sequence ACCTGGTATTGCGCGGTTCCAGAACTGCTTCAGTAATATTGCTGTCAGTAACCATATTACGAATGAATATATTTTTTCAGTCAGGTAATGATCGCCAAATATCTTAAAGAAAATAGCCTGTAAGCCAAAGAACAGGGGTGGGTGTTCAGAGAAGATCCAGGGGTTACGATAGTATAATGCCCAGAAACTGCCTTTGCCTATGGCCAGGTTGCGCGAAATAGCGGCATAGGTTACACCGTCCAGAAAAAGGCCCTCTGGTACCAGCCTGTCCAGCATCAGCATTGAGGTAAGGATGATAATGGTAATACAGGCTATCAGTCTTGTATTGTTGCCGCTTGGGTTACTCACGTTTGTTTCAGCTATTGTTGAAACGATAAAAATATAAAAAGAGCAGTATAATGCTTTGTAATATATGCCTAAGATTTCAGCAATAATCCTTTTTACTTCTGTTCCAAAGCGTATCTTTGTCAATTCGTCTAATGACAGACAGGAATAGTGAGATTGTATAACAAAACAGAAAATTATGTCATCTACCTGGTTTCGACGTATTAAAAAGGGTATCCTGACCAGTACCCAGGAAAAGAAAGAAGCCCCGGACGGACTTTGGCATAAATGTCCTGAGTGTAAACACACAGTGACAACCAAAGAACTCGAAGAGCAACTATATGTTTGCCCTAAATGCGATTATCATAACAGGATAAACGCGAAAGAATATTTTGCAATACTGTTTGACGGACAGGAACACGAACTGCTGTTTGAGAATATTACTCCCACAGACAAGCTGGGTTTTGTAGATATGAAACCCTATACCGACAGGCTGGCCGGGGCACAGAAAACCACGGGCCTGAAAGATGCCATGACGGTAGGTGTAGGTAATGTTGACGGAAAGAGACTGGTAGTAGCCTGCATGAACTTCAATTTTATTGGTGGTTCCATGGGCTCGGTAGTAGGCGAAAAGATCAGCGAATCAATAGACTACTGTATTGCCAACAAGCTACCCCTGATGATCATTTCAAAATCGGGTGGTGCTCGCATGATGGAAAGCGCCTTTTCGCTGATGCAGATGGCCAAAACATCGGCAAAACTGACCCTGCTGGCCAAAGCAAAACTTCCTTATATCTCACTGATGACAGACCCGACTACGGGTGGTGTTACTGCGTCCTACGCTATGCTGGGCGATATCAATATTGCTGAGCCTAAGGCATTGATCGGCTTTGCCGGTCCCAGGGTGATCAAAGAGACCATTAAGAAAGACCTGCCAGAAGGGTTTCAGCGCTCGGAGTTCCTGCAGGAGCATGGCTTCCTGGACTTTATCGTGAACCGCAAAGACCTGGTTAAGCAGTTATCTACTACCATCGACTGGTTCTTAAAAGACAATAAATAAGCTTGGCCCAGCAGCAGGTATATATCAAGAACCGCCCCGTTACTTTTGAGTATGCAATAGAAGATAAACTCACGGCGGGCATCGTGCTGACCGGATCTGAAATAAAGTCGGTACGGGCGGGGAAGGTGAGCTTTAACGATAGTTATTGTTTCTTTCACGAAGGCGAGCTATGGATAAAAAGCCTGCACATTGCTGAATATGTGAATGCTGGCTATGCAGGTCATGCGCCTACACGCGAGCGCAAGCTGCTGCTCACCAAAAAGGAATTACGCAAATGGGCCCAGAAGATAAAAGAAAAGGGACTGACCATTGTGCCGCTGGCCATGTACATCAATGAGAATGGCTATGCTAAAATAGACATAGGGCTGGCCAAGGGTAAAAAAACACATGACAAGCGCGAAAGCATTAAGCAGAGAGATGCCGACAGGGAGATGAAACGATACCTGAAGTAGTATTACTCCAGCCAGCAGTTGATCACATCGGGCGTATTTGGGGGCTGATTATTACCCTCGCACTTTTCCCTGGCCTTTTTACTGCTTGCAGCTTTAATTTCTTTAGAATATTGCTGAAAGACGATACCGCCTTCGCAGGTGCAGGTATAGGGTTTCTTACAGGAAAATAGAGTGGCTGTAAGTAGCAATAATGTTGCGGGCAGCAAGGCTTTTTTCATATATATGTAACGCTTTACGGAGGTGTTTTAGTATTGCCTTTAAAACTGGCAACGTATTTGCAATAATAGTTCAAAACCATGTTATGAAAAAATTGATATACTTACTCGCAGGTGCAATATTAACAGGCGGATGCACCAAGAAGGTAGACTCGAACGACCTGAAGGATGA encodes the following:
- a CDS encoding acetyl-CoA carboxylase carboxyltransferase subunit beta, giving the protein MSSTWFRRIKKGILTSTQEKKEAPDGLWHKCPECKHTVTTKELEEQLYVCPKCDYHNRINAKEYFAILFDGQEHELLFENITPTDKLGFVDMKPYTDRLAGAQKTTGLKDAMTVGVGNVDGKRLVVACMNFNFIGGSMGSVVGEKISESIDYCIANKLPLMIISKSGGARMMESAFSLMQMAKTSAKLTLLAKAKLPYISLMTDPTTGGVTASYAMLGDINIAEPKALIGFAGPRVIKETIKKDLPEGFQRSEFLQEHGFLDFIVNRKDLVKQLSTTIDWFLKDNK
- the smpB gene encoding SsrA-binding protein SmpB, which gives rise to MAQQQVYIKNRPVTFEYAIEDKLTAGIVLTGSEIKSVRAGKVSFNDSYCFFHEGELWIKSLHIAEYVNAGYAGHAPTRERKLLLTKKELRKWAQKIKEKGLTIVPLAMYINENGYAKIDIGLAKGKKTHDKRESIKQRDADREMKRYLK